The Elaeis guineensis isolate ETL-2024a chromosome 11, EG11, whole genome shotgun sequence genomic interval CCCTTAGACGACACTCGATTCACAGTTGCTACCAAAATTCTTTCTACAGCTAGCAATGTTGGTGGTCGTGATGCCAGCTAGCCGTGATCTACACGTAAAGGGTGAGGCATCCTTCCAAGTTTTCTCCCCATGATAACGAAAGTAATCATCATAAAATTTCTAGTAGGTTTATGTCCACAGATTTTACCGCAAGCATTTAATGTAACCAATATATTATCTTGACTTCACGCTAAACCACCTTCTTTCTTTCTCAATCTTGCAGCCACTTTTCCATTTGACGAGAAATTATTAAGTAGACTCATTTTACCAAGTGTAATTATGAGTGACCGGTTGCTGGTAATTATGCGGGATAACTTAATTTTCTGCCCAAGTGTAATTATGAGTGACCGGTTGCCGGTAAAACGAGGGCAAGCAGTGCTAACCCGTCCTTTTCGGCCTCGAAATAAACTCCAAGCCACTCAGATCCTCTTCCTTGTCTCCCTCTCCTCCACCGACCCCCCGGTTTCTTCTTTCCATAACCCCGAGGTATTCGCCGAAGAACTCGttcccttttttcttcctttctgtcaaaaaaaaaaaaaaaatctctcctgCGCGCAATCTTTGGCGTTTGGATTTCGCTGTCTCTCTCCTTATTCTAATTTCCCATTAGTCTTCTTCGTTTTTTCGCTTTGATGTAGCTTTTGGATTTGGTAGCTGCAACGATGAGTGGCGGTGGCCAGTTGATCTCTGTttatcctgaagaactcactttCGAATGtaagctaatattttttttctccaaatctCCTGCTCTATTCCTTATTTTCTTCTTAGAATTCGTTTTTTCGTCATGAAATCGTGAAAAGATTCTTTTTTTGATGAGTAGTTGAGCTGGACAAGCCTTCGTATTGCAATCTCAAGGTTGTTAACAATACCGAACACCATGTCGCTTTTAAGGTACAAAATGATcccttaatttctcaaatttattTCTTGAATTAtctctcttcaaaaaaaaaaaaaaaattgtgttgCGTTCTTGATGGAAGGGTCGTAATCTATCGTGTATGTGTTTGTTTCGGGATGTTTTGAATTCGGTCGTGCTAAAAGTTGGATTTTTCTCACACGAGTCCAGTTCATGCTAAAAATTGGATTTCCCACATGGGTAGGTTAAAACGACTTCACCAAAGAGATACTTTGTCCGACCAAACACAAGTGTGATCCAGCCTTGGGACTCATGTACCATAACAGGTGGCTGTTTTCCTTGAATTTTGATGCATATTGTCCTTGTAATGTAGCAGCTGATCAATGCCTACGACTTGCATATTAAGTTTTTTgttagtatatattttttttttaattttgatttgagattgtaGTCACCCTCCAACCGCAAAATGAGTATCCGCCTGACATGCAATGCAAGGACAAATTTCTCTTCCAGAGCACCAAGGTGCCCCCGAGCACCGACATGGACGAGCTCCctccagatacggtgagcttcttGTGGGATTGTATTATGATAGCGTATGGAGAAGTTTCTTGTTTGCCCCCAATTTTGTTCTTTTAAAAGTTAGTTTCTTTGCTCCATGCAGTTTAGTAAAGATGGTGATAAGGTGATAGAGGAATTGAAGCTTAGGGTTGTTTACATGGCTTCATCACAATCTAGCCATGGAAACTCAGAAGAAGATTCAGGCCTTACTTCATCTACAAGCTTGAAATGGGATTCTGATAATCTCTCGGTAAGATATTCTACCTAGCTTCTTCCATGTTGCAAACCAATCTATTACTTATTTACTTTTTCTCGTCATGTTTGGCTCTTCTTTGTTCTTTTGTTTTTGACTACTGATAATTTTATCTTTGGGAGTAACATGTGATTCTTTTTCTTGAATTGTAGATGCTTAAGAATTCCAGTATTGAAGAGGTGAGTGATAGCTTATCTTCCTACAATGTTTTTG includes:
- the LOC105053937 gene encoding vesicle-associated protein 2-1 isoform X2, with protein sequence MSGGGQLISVYPEELTFEFELDKPSYCNLKVVNNTEHHVAFKVKTTSPKRYFVRPNTSVIQPWDSCTITVTLQPQNEYPPDMQCKDKFLFQSTKVPPSTDMDELPPDTFSKDGDKVIEELKLRVVYMASSQSSHGNSEEDSGLTSSTSLKWDSDNLSMLKNSSIEEIQAVQHLKEERDAILQQNQQLQRELVILKRRRNRKSDAGFSLTFTAFAGLVGLMVGVILNFMFSSPPTA
- the LOC105053937 gene encoding vesicle-associated protein 2-1 isoform X1, which gives rise to MLVVVMPASRDLHVKATFPFDEKLLSRLILPSVIMSDRLLVIMRDNLIFCPSVIMSDRLPVKRGQAVLTRPFRPRNKLQATQILFLVSLSSTDPPVSSFHNPELLDLVAATMSGGGQLISVYPEELTFEFELDKPSYCNLKVVNNTEHHVAFKVKTTSPKRYFVRPNTSVIQPWDSCTITVTLQPQNEYPPDMQCKDKFLFQSTKVPPSTDMDELPPDTFSKDGDKVIEELKLRVVYMASSQSSHGNSEEDSGLTSSTSLKWDSDNLSMLKNSSIEEIQAVQHLKEERDAILQQNQQLQRELVILKRRRNRKSDAGFSLTFTAFAGLVGLMVGVILNFMFSSPPTA